The segment GATCAAGGCCTATGTCGAGGATCTGCAGGAAGAATTCGCCCGGGATTTCATTTTCCCCATGATGCGTGCCGGAGCCCTGTACGAGGGCCGTTACCTGCTGGGAACCTCCATAGCCCGCCCGCTGATCTCCAAGCGTCTGGTGGATATTGCCCATGCCGAAGGTTGCCAGGCCATCGCCCACGGCGCCACCGGCAAGGGGAATGATCAGGTGCGTTTCGAACTGGCCGCTGCGGCCCTTGACCCCAGCCTGAAGACTATCGCCCCCTGGCGTGAATGGGATCTGACCTCCCGCACCGATTGCCTGGAGTACGCCGCAGCCAATGGCATCGACGCCCCTGTTTCGCATTCCAAGCCTTACAGCTGTGACCGCAACCTGCTACATTGCAGTTTCGAAGGCGGCGAGTTGGAAGATCCCTGGAACGAGCCCGGCGAATTTTCCTACGCCATGTGTGTGCCGGTGGAGCAGGCCCCCGACGAGGGCGAGATCATTACCATCGATTTCGAGCAGGGTGATCCTGTTGCAGTGAACAACGAGCGCATGAGCCCCGCTGCCATCATGATCAAACTGAACGAGCTGGGCGGACGCCACGGCATCGGCCGTGTGGACATGGTGGAAAACCGCTTCGTGGGCATGAAGTCCCGTGGCGTGTACGAAACCCCGGGTGGAACCGTGTTGTTCTCGGCCCGGCGTGATCTGGAAGGCATCACCATGGACCGCGAGGTCATGCATCTGCGCGACAGCTTGATCGTTCGCTATTCCGAAATGGTCTATAACGGATTCTGGTTTGCCCCCGAGCGTGTGGCCTTGCAGGCTCTGGTGGACGACACCCAGAAACGCGTTACCGGCTCCGTGCGCCTGAAGCTCTACAAGGGGCAGGCCATTCCGCTGGGCCGCAAGTCCCCATATTCGCTGTATCGTGAGGAACTGGCGACCTTTGAGACGGATCAGGTCTACAATCAGGCCGACGCCGCCGGGTTTATCACCCTGCAGGGTCTCAGGTTGCGCGGCTACGGCACCAAGGGAGAATAAATGGCCGACAAGAAGATGTGGGGCGGACGTTTCTCCGAGGGCACTGCTGCCTCGGTGGAAGAATATACCGAATCCCAGAGTTACGATCGGGTCCTGTACGAAGAGGATATCCAGGGGTCCATGGCGCACGCTCGCATGTTGGCACGCCAGGGTATCCTCACGTCCGATGAAGCCGAAGA is part of the Desulfovibrio ferrophilus genome and harbors:
- a CDS encoding argininosuccinate synthase encodes the protein MSDIKKVVLAYSGGLDTSVILTWIKNTYNCEVVTLTADLGQGEELNGIEEKALKTGAIKAYVEDLQEEFARDFIFPMMRAGALYEGRYLLGTSIARPLISKRLVDIAHAEGCQAIAHGATGKGNDQVRFELAAAALDPSLKTIAPWREWDLTSRTDCLEYAAANGIDAPVSHSKPYSCDRNLLHCSFEGGELEDPWNEPGEFSYAMCVPVEQAPDEGEIITIDFEQGDPVAVNNERMSPAAIMIKLNELGGRHGIGRVDMVENRFVGMKSRGVYETPGGTVLFSARRDLEGITMDREVMHLRDSLIVRYSEMVYNGFWFAPERVALQALVDDTQKRVTGSVRLKLYKGQAIPLGRKSPYSLYREELATFETDQVYNQADAAGFITLQGLRLRGYGTKGE